One window from the genome of Desulforamulus ruminis DSM 2154 encodes:
- a CDS encoding DUF116 domain-containing protein yields MISPTQAQTPQVRKRLFLGLLAASLVIVGLLVFTVWYLIYHPITLFHQVVLIGVVSLIILAILLVGFGLGGIVLTIWLAQTIKPLQPLMRVAIATLFPFAIGLGRIFKIDVDKIKYSFIEVNNELVRTSPIHLRPEQILLLAPHCLQETSCSHKVTHDINNCRRCGKCAISSLLELRDRYGVRVGVATGGTLARKHVKEYRPKAIVAIACERDLASGIQDCSPIPVLGVLNERPFGPCFNTRVSADGVGKAIEFFLQGKSDGKGEGESS; encoded by the coding sequence TTGATTTCTCCGACACAAGCACAAACTCCCCAGGTTCGTAAAAGATTGTTTCTGGGTTTACTGGCAGCCAGTCTGGTTATTGTAGGGCTGCTGGTCTTTACGGTATGGTATCTGATCTACCACCCCATCACCCTGTTTCATCAGGTGGTGCTCATCGGTGTGGTTTCCTTGATTATCCTGGCCATCCTGCTGGTGGGCTTTGGCCTGGGCGGCATTGTGCTAACCATCTGGTTGGCCCAAACCATCAAACCCCTGCAGCCTCTGATGAGGGTGGCCATCGCCACCCTGTTTCCCTTTGCCATCGGTCTGGGCAGGATTTTTAAGATTGATGTGGATAAAATTAAATACTCCTTTATTGAAGTCAATAACGAACTGGTTCGCACCAGTCCCATTCATCTTCGACCGGAGCAGATTTTATTATTGGCTCCCCACTGCCTTCAGGAAACCAGTTGTTCTCATAAAGTGACCCATGATATTAATAACTGCCGGCGCTGCGGAAAATGTGCCATTAGCAGCCTGCTGGAACTCCGGGACCGCTATGGCGTCCGGGTGGGAGTAGCCACCGGCGGGACCCTGGCCCGGAAGCATGTCAAAGAGTACCGCCCCAAAGCCATTGTGGCCATTGCCTGTGAGCGAGATTTGGCCAGCGGCATCCAGGATTGCAGCCCCATTCCGGTCCTGGGAGTGTTAAATGAACGTCCTTTCGGCCCTTGTTTTAATACCCGGGTATCGGCGGATGGGGTGGGCAAAGCCATTGAGTTTTTTCTCCAGGGTAAAAGTGACGGGAAAGGAGAAGGGGAGTCAAGTTGA
- the rsmB gene encoding 16S rRNA (cytosine(967)-C(5))-methyltransferase RsmB, with protein MKNITARELALQILKAVEEEGAYANLALNKWMERYQPGKLDRAFATEITYGVLRNLNTIDWVLAHFLKQPLAAQTAWIRNILRMGTYQILFMPRVPDSAACNESVELAKKYGHAGAAKFVNGVLRNIARQQNDLDYPDPETDPVNYIALKHSHPTWLVERWLKEFGFEQTVALCQANNRPALNTIRTNTLKITRPDLIRRLAEEGVEARESQYVPEGLHINGFLSYRSLDSFKEGLFQVQDESSMLVAHALNPASGAKVLDVASAPGGKTTHVAQLMGDSGEIIAVDIHSHKLELIKENCVRLGITSIHGLVADARDLPQKYSGWADYVLVDAPCSGLGVLRRRPDSRWRRDPCQLPGVVRLQKDILQAAGRCLRPGGVLIYSTCTITREENLGVVEDFLAGNPEFIMGDLRQVLPPGLDQEPTAEKGYLQLLPHIHGTDGFFIARLRKKGFE; from the coding sequence TTGAAAAATATTACCGCCAGGGAATTGGCCTTACAAATATTAAAAGCCGTTGAAGAAGAAGGGGCTTATGCCAATCTGGCTCTGAACAAATGGATGGAGCGGTATCAGCCCGGCAAATTGGATCGTGCTTTTGCTACGGAAATAACCTATGGCGTGCTGCGTAATTTAAACACCATTGACTGGGTCTTGGCTCATTTTTTAAAGCAGCCCCTGGCGGCCCAGACCGCCTGGATACGTAACATTTTAAGGATGGGCACCTACCAGATCCTGTTTATGCCCAGGGTCCCGGACTCCGCTGCCTGCAATGAATCCGTAGAACTGGCCAAGAAATACGGTCATGCCGGTGCGGCCAAATTTGTTAACGGGGTATTGCGCAATATCGCCCGGCAGCAGAACGATTTAGACTACCCGGACCCCGAGACCGACCCGGTGAATTATATCGCCCTGAAGCATTCTCACCCTACTTGGCTGGTGGAAAGATGGCTAAAGGAATTCGGCTTTGAACAAACCGTAGCCCTTTGTCAGGCCAATAACCGGCCGGCCTTGAATACCATACGGACCAACACGTTGAAAATAACCCGGCCGGATCTGATCCGCCGCCTGGCAGAGGAAGGGGTGGAGGCCCGGGAATCGCAATATGTGCCCGAGGGTTTGCATATCAACGGATTTTTATCCTATCGTTCTTTAGATTCCTTTAAGGAAGGGCTGTTTCAGGTTCAGGACGAGAGTTCCATGCTGGTGGCCCACGCCTTAAATCCCGCTTCCGGGGCCAAGGTGCTGGATGTGGCCTCCGCTCCCGGGGGGAAAACCACCCATGTGGCTCAACTCATGGGCGACTCCGGAGAAATTATCGCGGTGGACATTCATTCCCACAAGCTGGAACTGATTAAAGAAAACTGCGTCCGGCTGGGGATTACCTCCATTCATGGCCTGGTGGCGGATGCCAGAGATTTGCCGCAAAAATATTCCGGTTGGGCCGATTACGTACTGGTGGATGCCCCCTGCTCCGGCCTGGGAGTGCTGCGCCGCAGGCCGGATTCCCGCTGGCGAAGGGACCCCTGCCAATTGCCCGGGGTGGTCCGGCTGCAGAAGGATATTCTGCAGGCAGCGGGCAGGTGCCTGCGGCCCGGCGGGGTGTTGATTTACAGCACTTGCACCATCACCCGGGAAGAGAACCTGGGGGTGGTGGAGGACTTCCTGGCCGGCAACCCTGAATTTATTATGGGTGACCTGCGACAGGTGCTGCCCCCCGGGCTGGACCAAGAACCAACGGCGGAGAAGGGTTACCTGCAACTGCTGCCGCATATTCATGGGACGGACGGGTTTTTTATCGCTCGCCTGCGAAAAAAAGGATTTGAGTAA
- the rpoZ gene encoding DNA-directed RNA polymerase subunit omega, whose product MMNKPSLDELMNKVDSRYTLVVAAAKRARLLTEDEMKTNQPLRIKPVTLALEEISDGYVSYRRIKTGR is encoded by the coding sequence ATGATGAATAAACCTTCTTTAGATGAATTAATGAACAAGGTGGATAGCCGGTACACCCTGGTGGTGGCTGCCGCCAAGCGGGCCCGTTTACTTACAGAGGATGAAATGAAAACCAACCAGCCTTTACGCATAAAACCCGTAACCCTGGCCTTGGAAGAAATTTCAGACGGATATGTTAGCTACCGTCGAATTAAAACAGGGAGGTAA
- a CDS encoding TraR/DksA C4-type zinc finger protein, with protein MILLSKEQQEDFKRQLLAMRGHMLDRIEGMNEGGLGESMTDSFGELSTYDNHPGDVGTEMFERGKDFALREEAMTTLGAIDDALDKMEKGRYGQCEVCGREIAVDRLEAVPYTTQCVDCKAKDEHLLQPDQRTAEEDMLETPFARSWKDHENYVGFDGEDTWETLAVWNEHAASSRAGSYYGDEEMMEEKGRDPYRNVDNIPYEVGDDGDFYQDFRGTDDERAPYEKIDLGYRHQEPGEKQ; from the coding sequence ATGATTTTGTTAAGCAAAGAGCAGCAAGAGGATTTTAAGCGGCAGCTTTTAGCCATGAGAGGCCATATGCTGGATCGCATCGAAGGAATGAATGAGGGGGGACTGGGGGAATCCATGACCGATTCCTTTGGCGAGCTTTCCACCTACGATAACCACCCCGGAGATGTGGGAACCGAGATGTTTGAACGAGGCAAGGATTTTGCTCTTCGAGAAGAAGCCATGACCACCCTGGGGGCCATTGATGACGCCCTGGATAAGATGGAAAAGGGGCGGTATGGTCAATGCGAAGTGTGCGGCAGGGAAATTGCCGTGGACCGGCTGGAAGCGGTGCCCTATACAACGCAGTGTGTGGATTGTAAAGCCAAGGATGAACATTTGCTCCAACCGGACCAGAGAACAGCGGAGGAAGATATGCTGGAGACTCCCTTTGCCCGCTCCTGGAAAGATCACGAAAATTACGTCGGTTTTGACGGTGAGGACACCTGGGAGACGCTGGCTGTCTGGAACGAGCATGCGGCCAGCTCCCGGGCCGGTTCCTATTATGGTGATGAGGAAATGATGGAAGAGAAAGGCCGGGACCCTTACCGCAATGTCGATAACATTCCCTACGAAGTGGGCGATGACGGTGATTTTTATCAAGACTTCCGGGGAACCGATGACGAACGAGCGCCCTATGAAAAAATTGACCTGGGTTACCGGCATCAAGAACCCGGCGAGAAGCAATAG
- the priA gene encoding replication restart helicase PriA translates to MAYAEVAVSLPVGLEQTFHYRVPESLTGEAVQYSRVEVPFSGRTVQGFILGFSTPPQLKHLKEIKRVLEKEPFLNHHLYELAQWMVQRYLCSLGDALQCIAGSPVGQQKAERSRGLVAAEEGSWVGLARAPKQKQALEVALARPGLRKSQLAKTAGVSVAVIEALLAKGLLREGQRPEPVAWERLDRESWPELTAEQSLAVHELTEALQNPVPSAWLLHGVTGSGKTEVYLRAIAETLSMGRQAIVLVPEISLTPQMVERFQSRFGSAVAVLHSALSQGEKYAEKARIRNGQATVVLGARSAVFAPVANLGLIIIDEEHESSYKQEETPKYHTREVALQRVALAKGVVLLGSATPALESYCRARPGGPYRLLTLSRRVDRKTLPQVQIIDLKKEMAEGNFSIFSRPLVRALARRLERNEKSILFLNRRGFATFVVCRHCGQVMRCPHCEISLTLHSNGRLRCHYCGFGVRSPGVCPACGSKTIRSFGVGTQRVEEELQKLFPGCESIRMDADTTSRKGSHKKLLDQFRQGGAKVLIGTQMIAKGLDIPQVTLVGVVSADLSLHMPDFRSAERTFQLLTQVAGRAGRGEIAGEVMIQTYDPEHYSITTAQNHDFLTFYAKEMTVRQALRYPPYSHLIRILFTGLNEADVIGAGQWWRDRLVNENGAANYQGIEILGPAPAGIPKIKDRYRWQLMIKGSVSKEIRQITRSVLEQAGIRFKQVSVSIDVDPV, encoded by the coding sequence ATGGCCTATGCAGAAGTGGCGGTGTCTCTTCCGGTGGGACTGGAGCAAACCTTTCATTACCGGGTACCGGAATCCCTAACCGGGGAGGCTGTCCAGTACAGCCGGGTGGAGGTGCCTTTTTCCGGAAGAACGGTTCAGGGATTTATTCTGGGATTTAGTACTCCTCCCCAATTAAAGCATTTGAAAGAAATAAAAAGAGTACTGGAAAAAGAACCTTTTTTAAATCATCATTTGTATGAACTGGCCCAGTGGATGGTGCAAAGATACCTTTGCAGTCTGGGAGATGCCCTGCAGTGTATTGCAGGATCACCGGTGGGACAGCAGAAGGCCGAAAGGAGCCGGGGACTGGTGGCTGCGGAGGAGGGATCCTGGGTGGGTTTGGCCAGAGCTCCCAAACAGAAACAAGCTCTGGAGGTGGCTCTGGCGAGGCCCGGACTCCGGAAATCCCAACTGGCCAAAACGGCCGGAGTATCCGTCGCGGTGATTGAGGCTTTGCTGGCCAAGGGCTTACTCCGGGAGGGACAAAGACCGGAGCCCGTTGCTTGGGAGCGGTTGGACCGGGAGTCATGGCCGGAACTTACCGCTGAACAGTCTTTGGCAGTGCATGAACTGACGGAAGCTTTACAAAATCCCGTACCTTCGGCCTGGTTGTTACATGGAGTTACCGGCAGCGGCAAAACCGAGGTTTATCTAAGAGCCATTGCTGAAACCCTTTCCATGGGGCGACAGGCCATTGTTCTGGTCCCGGAAATTTCTCTGACCCCCCAGATGGTGGAACGCTTCCAGTCCCGCTTCGGCAGTGCGGTGGCTGTGCTACATAGCGCCCTGTCCCAAGGGGAAAAATATGCTGAAAAGGCACGGATAAGAAATGGTCAGGCCACGGTGGTTTTAGGGGCCCGTTCGGCTGTTTTTGCCCCGGTGGCCAATTTGGGATTAATTATCATTGATGAAGAGCATGAATCTTCTTATAAACAGGAGGAAACGCCCAAGTATCATACCCGGGAAGTGGCTCTGCAGAGAGTGGCCCTAGCCAAAGGGGTTGTGCTTCTGGGAAGCGCCACCCCGGCCCTGGAAAGCTACTGCCGGGCCCGGCCCGGAGGCCCCTACCGGTTGCTGACCCTCAGCCGCAGGGTCGACCGGAAAACTCTTCCCCAGGTACAAATTATCGATTTAAAAAAGGAAATGGCCGAGGGAAACTTCAGCATTTTCAGCAGGCCGCTGGTAAGGGCCTTGGCCCGGCGTTTGGAACGGAATGAGAAAAGTATTCTTTTTCTAAACCGGCGGGGATTTGCCACTTTTGTGGTTTGCCGTCATTGCGGCCAGGTGATGCGCTGTCCCCACTGTGAAATTTCCCTGACCCTGCACAGTAACGGCCGGCTGCGCTGCCACTACTGCGGTTTTGGGGTTCGTTCCCCGGGTGTCTGCCCGGCATGCGGCAGCAAGACCATCCGGAGTTTCGGCGTAGGAACCCAGCGGGTGGAAGAGGAACTGCAGAAACTCTTTCCCGGCTGTGAGAGCATTCGTATGGATGCCGATACCACCTCCCGCAAGGGGTCGCACAAGAAACTGCTGGATCAATTCAGACAGGGTGGGGCTAAGGTACTGATCGGTACCCAGATGATTGCCAAAGGATTGGATATTCCCCAGGTAACCCTGGTGGGGGTGGTCAGTGCCGATTTATCCCTGCATATGCCGGATTTTCGTTCTGCTGAACGGACCTTTCAACTGTTAACGCAGGTGGCCGGACGTGCCGGAAGGGGAGAGATCGCCGGGGAAGTGATGATCCAAACCTACGACCCGGAGCATTACAGTATTACCACGGCGCAAAACCACGATTTTTTGACCTTTTATGCCAAGGAGATGACGGTTCGTCAAGCCCTGCGTTATCCTCCTTACAGTCATTTAATTCGCATTTTGTTTACCGGCCTGAATGAGGCCGATGTCATCGGCGCCGGCCAGTGGTGGCGGGACCGGCTGGTGAATGAAAATGGTGCGGCCAATTATCAGGGCATTGAAATACTGGGTCCTGCTCCGGCAGGCATTCCTAAAATAAAGGATCGCTACCGGTGGCAATTGATGATTAAAGGATCTGTCAGCAAAGAAATCCGTCAGATTACCCGGAGCGTTTTGGAACAGGCGGGCATACGATTTAAACAGGTGTCCGTAAGCATCGACGTAGACCCGGTCTAG
- the def gene encoding peptide deformylase, producing MAVYQVVAIGDEVLREKAKPVKEITPNILKLLDNMADTLYAAKGVGLAAPQIGVSKRVIVVDIGEGLIELINPQILEAAGKAVDTEGCLSVPGMVGEVARAERIVLKGLNRKGKEVTYRVRGLLARVFQHELDHLEGIVFVDKAQNLRKVEQ from the coding sequence TTGGCTGTTTATCAAGTTGTGGCGATTGGCGATGAGGTGCTAAGAGAGAAAGCGAAACCCGTTAAGGAGATAACGCCCAATATTCTGAAACTGCTGGATAATATGGCGGACACCCTGTATGCCGCCAAAGGGGTTGGCCTGGCCGCGCCCCAAATCGGGGTTTCCAAAAGGGTGATTGTGGTGGACATCGGCGAGGGCTTGATTGAATTGATCAATCCTCAAATCCTAGAGGCTGCCGGAAAAGCGGTGGATACCGAGGGCTGCCTCTCGGTACCCGGTATGGTGGGTGAAGTGGCCAGGGCCGAGCGGATTGTCCTGAAGGGGTTAAACCGTAAAGGGAAAGAGGTTACTTACCGCGTCCGGGGTTTACTGGCCAGGGTATTCCAGCATGAGCTGGATCACCTGGAAGGGATCGTTTTTGTTGATAAGGCTCAAAATTTACGTAAAGTGGAACAATAG
- the coaBC gene encoding bifunctional phosphopantothenoylcysteine decarboxylase/phosphopantothenate--cysteine ligase CoaBC translates to MLAGKTITLGITGGIAAYKAAELASSLVKSGADVHVAMTSSACEFITPLTFETLTGNPVHKGLFQAGPEGGVLHIDLAQRADLLVIAPATANIIGKTANGIADDLVSTLAVAASCPVLFCPAMNVVMYENPLVQRNIATLMENGYHFVEPAEGRLACGAVGKGRLAELDVILHSITKQLTPQDLAGLMVLVTAGPTREPLDPVRYLTNRSSGKMGYALARAAAQRGARVVLVSGPTGLTPPPEVQLVPVETAQEMYEQVLQYGSGAAVVIKAAAVADYRPLQLSDQKIKKKDTQLTVQLTQNPDILAELGRRKAQGQILVGFAAETCNLQKNALDKLHRKNLDLLVANDVTLPGAGFDGDTNQVRIFGSQGQEESLPLMNKHKVAHGILDRVSRLYHSRVGG, encoded by the coding sequence GTGCTTGCGGGAAAAACCATTACCCTGGGGATTACCGGGGGAATCGCGGCCTATAAGGCGGCTGAGCTTGCCAGTTCCCTGGTTAAATCCGGAGCCGATGTGCATGTGGCTATGACTTCCTCGGCCTGTGAATTTATAACCCCGTTGACTTTTGAGACCTTGACCGGAAATCCTGTACACAAGGGGCTTTTCCAGGCCGGACCCGAGGGAGGGGTTTTACACATTGATCTGGCTCAGCGGGCCGATCTTTTGGTGATTGCCCCGGCAACCGCCAATATTATCGGTAAGACAGCCAACGGGATCGCCGATGATCTGGTGTCCACTTTGGCTGTAGCCGCCTCCTGCCCGGTGCTTTTCTGCCCAGCCATGAATGTGGTGATGTATGAAAACCCGCTGGTGCAAAGAAACATTGCCACTTTAATGGAAAATGGCTATCATTTTGTTGAGCCTGCCGAAGGCCGTTTGGCCTGTGGAGCGGTTGGCAAGGGCAGGTTAGCCGAGCTTGATGTGATATTGCATAGCATTACCAAACAGTTAACCCCCCAGGATCTGGCGGGGTTAATGGTTCTTGTGACAGCGGGACCTACCCGGGAGCCTCTGGATCCGGTTCGCTATTTAACCAACCGCAGTTCCGGTAAAATGGGTTACGCCCTAGCCAGGGCCGCGGCCCAGAGGGGCGCCAGGGTGGTTTTGGTCAGCGGGCCTACAGGCCTCACGCCGCCCCCGGAAGTACAACTTGTGCCGGTGGAAACCGCCCAAGAGATGTATGAACAGGTGCTTCAATATGGTTCCGGTGCGGCGGTGGTGATTAAAGCGGCGGCCGTGGCTGATTACCGTCCGCTTCAGCTCAGTGATCAAAAAATAAAGAAAAAAGATACGCAGCTAACAGTACAGTTGACCCAAAATCCCGATATTCTGGCAGAACTGGGACGCCGTAAAGCCCAGGGGCAAATCCTGGTGGGGTTTGCCGCGGAGACCTGTAACCTGCAGAAAAATGCCCTGGACAAACTTCACCGGAAAAACCTGGATCTGCTGGTAGCCAATGACGTAACCCTTCCCGGGGCCGGTTTCGATGGCGATACCAACCAGGTGCGCATTTTTGGAAGCCAAGGCCAAGAAGAATCCTTGCCCTTGATGAATAAGCATAAGGTAGCCCATGGTATCCTGGACCGAGTAAGCAGGCTTTATCACAGCCGGGTAGGAGGCTAA
- the remA gene encoding extracellular matrix/biofilm regulator RemA, with protein MDIKLINIGFGNIVSANRIIAIVSPESAPIKRIITEARDRGMLIDATYGRRTRAVIITDSDHVILSAVQPETVANRLVSKEAAQVDDPTD; from the coding sequence ATGGATATTAAGCTTATCAACATTGGTTTTGGAAACATTGTCTCAGCGAACCGGATTATTGCCATTGTTAGCCCGGAATCCGCTCCCATCAAAAGAATTATAACTGAAGCCCGTGACCGGGGAATGCTGATTGACGCCACCTATGGCCGTCGGACCCGTGCAGTGATCATCACCGACAGCGACCATGTGATCCTTTCAGCCGTGCAGCCAGAGACCGTGGCTAACCGTCTGGTCAGCAAAGAAGCGGCCCAGGTTGACGACCCCACAGACTAG
- the fmt gene encoding methionyl-tRNA formyltransferase, with amino-acid sequence MRIVYMGTPDFAVPCLKAIVQAGHQVVGVITQPDKPRGRGKQVQPTPVKAAAQRMNLPLWQPPSIKTEDFLQKMQELAPQCIVVVAYGKILPPSLLKLPPLGCINVHASLLPRYRGAAPIHWSVINGEVETGVTTMFMDEGMDTGDMILKRRIAIAPEDTVGLIHDQLAQTGAALLVETLEQLERNQAPRVSQDPALATYAPMLHKEHEFIHWNRTAREVHNHVRGMNPWPGAYTTWEGRVLKIWRTVVAEAAGKKESPGTVLASGSEGILVQTGDGVVLIKELQLQGSKKMEAQAFLRGKPILPGTVFGS; translated from the coding sequence ATGCGCATTGTATATATGGGAACCCCGGATTTTGCGGTGCCCTGCCTGAAGGCCATTGTCCAAGCCGGTCATCAGGTGGTGGGGGTTATTACCCAGCCGGACAAACCCAGGGGCAGGGGCAAACAGGTTCAGCCAACCCCTGTAAAGGCTGCCGCCCAAAGGATGAATTTGCCTCTTTGGCAGCCTCCCAGCATAAAAACAGAAGACTTTTTGCAAAAGATGCAGGAATTGGCCCCCCAGTGTATTGTGGTGGTGGCTTACGGTAAAATTTTGCCTCCTTCCTTGCTAAAATTACCCCCTCTTGGCTGCATCAATGTTCATGCTTCCTTATTGCCCCGTTATCGGGGGGCGGCCCCCATCCACTGGTCGGTGATCAACGGGGAAGTGGAAACCGGTGTGACCACCATGTTTATGGATGAGGGAATGGACACCGGCGACATGATTTTAAAGCGCAGGATCGCCATCGCCCCCGAAGACACCGTGGGTCTGATCCATGATCAACTGGCTCAAACGGGCGCCGCATTGCTGGTGGAGACCCTGGAGCAACTGGAACGAAACCAGGCGCCGAGAGTATCCCAGGACCCTGCTTTGGCTACCTACGCTCCCATGCTGCACAAGGAGCATGAGTTCATCCATTGGAACCGGACCGCCCGGGAAGTTCATAATCACGTCCGGGGCATGAACCCCTGGCCGGGGGCCTATACCACCTGGGAAGGCCGGGTATTAAAAATTTGGCGCACAGTGGTGGCGGAAGCGGCGGGAAAGAAGGAAAGTCCCGGCACGGTGTTAGCTTCCGGGTCCGAGGGAATACTGGTACAAACCGGGGACGGAGTGGTACTGATCAAAGAGCTGCAGCTTCAGGGAAGCAAGAAAATGGAGGCCCAGGCCTTTTTAAGAGGGAAACCCATTTTACCGGGTACTGTTTTTGGAAGTTAA
- the gmk gene encoding guanylate kinase yields the protein MSKQGLLIVVSGPSGAGKGTLCQELLKRNENLCLSVSCTTRAPRPGEQHKVNYFFVDKEAFRQMIEDDQLLEYAQVYDHFYGTPRNYVMDKLEQGQDVILEIDIQGAMQIKQKHPRGILIFVVPPCLSVLKDRLFKRGTDSAETIEKRLRCVCDELSKTGNYDYLVVNDTVEHVVEQVDAIIKAEKCRPLCFDMQKFLDC from the coding sequence ATGTCGAAACAAGGACTTCTCATTGTCGTATCCGGTCCCTCCGGCGCCGGTAAGGGTACTCTATGCCAGGAACTGCTGAAAAGGAATGAAAATCTTTGTTTATCGGTTTCCTGCACCACCCGTGCACCCAGACCCGGTGAGCAGCATAAGGTAAATTATTTTTTTGTAGATAAGGAGGCATTCCGGCAGATGATAGAGGATGATCAACTGCTGGAATACGCCCAGGTTTATGACCATTTTTACGGCACGCCCAGAAATTATGTCATGGATAAGCTGGAACAAGGGCAGGATGTAATCCTGGAGATTGACATTCAAGGTGCCATGCAAATCAAACAAAAACATCCTCGTGGAATTTTAATCTTTGTGGTACCTCCCTGCCTGTCCGTTTTAAAAGACAGGCTGTTTAAGCGAGGAACCGATTCTGCGGAAACCATTGAAAAGCGTTTAAGGTGTGTTTGCGATGAACTGTCGAAAACCGGAAATTATGATTACCTGGTTGTCAATGATACGGTAGAGCATGTGGTGGAACAGGTGGATGCCATTATTAAAGCGGAAAAATGCCGTCCCCTGTGTTTTGACATGCAAAAATTTCTGGATTGCTAA
- a CDS encoding YicC/YloC family endoribonuclease codes for MIKSMTGFGRGEACAEGRRFTVELKSVNNRYCEVILRQPRSLSQVEDKIKRQIQDRVARGRVDGYISIEETGEVTPAVKVDKALAVAYHKSMEELKESLSIPGDISLKDLISLPNVISLEQPEENVEQWFPAIEQACTEALTGLINMRQNEGARLKADILQHAAQIKELILEQVAERAPLVVQEHRAKLTQKLAEWLEEGALDENRLAAEVAIFTDRADISEEIVRLNSHVKQLEQILSEGGAVGRKLDFLVQEMNREINTIGSKANDLMITNAVVNAKSELEKIREQVQNIE; via the coding sequence TTGATTAAAAGCATGACCGGCTTTGGCCGAGGCGAAGCCTGCGCCGAGGGACGCAGGTTTACCGTGGAACTGAAATCCGTGAACAATCGCTACTGCGAGGTGATTTTACGGCAGCCCAGGTCTTTATCCCAAGTGGAAGATAAAATAAAAAGACAAATTCAGGACCGTGTGGCCAGAGGGCGGGTGGACGGCTATATTTCCATTGAGGAGACCGGCGAGGTAACGCCGGCGGTAAAAGTTGACAAAGCATTGGCTGTGGCGTATCATAAGTCAATGGAAGAGCTTAAGGAATCTCTTTCAATTCCTGGCGATATCTCCCTAAAGGACCTTATTTCTTTACCTAACGTCATTTCCCTGGAGCAACCGGAAGAAAATGTGGAGCAATGGTTTCCAGCCATTGAACAAGCCTGCACTGAGGCCCTGACAGGGCTGATAAACATGCGCCAGAATGAAGGAGCCCGCTTAAAGGCGGATATTTTACAGCATGCCGCCCAGATTAAGGAGCTTATATTAGAACAAGTGGCGGAAAGAGCTCCCCTGGTAGTTCAGGAGCACCGGGCCAAGCTGACTCAGAAGCTGGCCGAATGGTTGGAAGAGGGGGCCCTGGATGAAAACAGGCTGGCGGCGGAGGTAGCCATTTTTACCGACCGGGCGGATATTTCCGAGGAGATTGTCCGGTTAAACAGTCATGTGAAGCAACTGGAGCAAATCCTCTCCGAGGGTGGAGCGGTGGGAAGAAAGTTAGATTTTTTAGTCCAGGAAATGAATCGTGAAATTAATACCATCGGTTCCAAGGCAAATGATTTAATGATTACCAACGCAGTGGTAAATGCTAAAAGTGAACTTGAAAAAATAAGGGAACAGGTTCAAAATATTGAATAA